The proteins below come from a single Miscanthus floridulus cultivar M001 chromosome 1, ASM1932011v1, whole genome shotgun sequence genomic window:
- the LOC136495019 gene encoding late embryogenesis abundant protein Lea5-like yields the protein MSKIGSAVSGLVSRRSYGVYARAVNVQQASAAAAVATAKTDVAAADAARAANKPDKFWMRDPKTGCWVPENRFEEVDVVELRNRLIHHK from the exons ATGTCGAAGATAGGCAGCGCCGTGTCCGGCCTCGTCAG CCGGCGGAGCTACGGCGTCTACGCGAGGGCGGTCAACGTTCAACAAGCCTCTGCTGCTGCGGCAGTGGCGACGGCGAAAACGGACGTCGCTGCAGCGGATGCCGCGAGGGCAGCGAACAAGCCGGACAAGTTCTGGATGAGAGACCCCAAGACGGGCTGCTGGGTCCCCGAGAACCGGTTCGAAGAGGTGGACGTCGTCGAGCTCCGCAACCGGCTGATCCACCACAAGTGA